The following proteins are encoded in a genomic region of Planctomycetaceae bacterium:
- the pilM gene encoding pilus assembly protein PilM, whose product MAESLIIEWDRNELIAAVGSASGSMVTFRKVVATRREEGQDLSPAEIGESLRRSLTNAGIVANSASVVLPRSLVTFRRIELPHVPDAEVPEMVRLQAATRLTVPIDSVCLDFVPLPLVPDSATRDVLLVTLPKKNVEQVRQTLQACGLELTSVLVSSFAVAASLVSAGLMPVISDHTVEALVWLRSDVIEMIFVRGNTVIFSHSGASWQSRERIEQAVKAEVTRARLAAAEDIGDYTVSRVTLLGSDDITSAVPDSIARRLSDAEVRRIDASRILLDVPATDDRAPSDLLAIAGAIAGEHAPSVGAVDMIHPRRPPEKKDNRRLIAIVSIGAALLLLVGGWTWRQSVIDGMEAQRSAIVSEVSRMKRSNDAGKEELALDLKLEDWQARDRNWFAEMQNIQQIFGSTERVLIRELDFAVTANSEKLLGTVTATGGAKSREDVQELMRVIRDNGYEVIGSREGRVIDQDYSEPMQLTLSIPVPKAAKGRAAKGS is encoded by the coding sequence ATGGCCGAATCACTAATCATCGAATGGGATCGCAACGAGCTGATTGCGGCTGTCGGGTCGGCGTCCGGTTCCATGGTGACGTTTCGCAAAGTCGTCGCCACACGCCGCGAGGAAGGCCAGGATCTGTCCCCCGCAGAAATCGGTGAATCGCTGCGGCGGTCGCTGACGAATGCGGGAATTGTCGCGAACAGTGCCTCCGTTGTCCTTCCACGATCGCTGGTGACGTTTCGACGCATCGAACTGCCGCACGTCCCGGACGCGGAAGTTCCGGAAATGGTCAGACTGCAGGCAGCCACACGCTTGACGGTTCCGATCGATTCCGTCTGTCTGGATTTCGTGCCCCTGCCGCTGGTTCCCGATTCTGCAACCCGCGACGTGTTGCTGGTGACGCTGCCGAAGAAAAACGTGGAACAGGTCCGGCAGACGCTGCAGGCCTGCGGGCTGGAACTGACCAGCGTTCTGGTCAGTTCGTTTGCCGTGGCAGCGTCGCTGGTTTCCGCCGGTCTGATGCCGGTCATCAGCGACCACACTGTGGAAGCACTCGTCTGGCTGCGGTCGGACGTTATCGAAATGATCTTCGTGCGAGGCAACACGGTGATCTTTTCGCACAGCGGTGCGTCGTGGCAGTCACGAGAACGCATCGAGCAGGCCGTCAAAGCGGAAGTGACTCGCGCGCGGCTGGCGGCAGCGGAAGATATCGGCGATTACACGGTCAGCCGCGTCACCCTGCTCGGAAGCGACGACATCACCAGCGCCGTGCCGGATTCCATCGCCCGGCGGCTGAGCGACGCGGAAGTTCGGCGCATTGACGCGAGCCGGATTCTGCTGGATGTCCCCGCGACCGATGATCGGGCACCGTCCGATCTGCTGGCGATTGCCGGTGCGATCGCCGGCGAACACGCCCCTTCGGTCGGCGCCGTGGACATGATCCATCCGCGACGCCCGCCGGAAAAGAAGGACAACCGCCGCCTGATCGCCATCGTGTCCATCGGAGCCGCGCTGCTGCTGCTGGTCGGCGGCTGGACGTGGCGACAAAGCGTTATCGACGGAATGGAAGCGCAGCGCAGCGCAATCGTCTCAGAAGTCAGCCGGATGAAGCGTTCCAACGACGCCGGCAAAGAAGAACTGGCGCTCGACCTGAAGCTGGAAGACTGGCAGGCCAGAGACCGGAACTGGTTTGCGGAAATGCAGAATATCCAGCAGATCTTCGGAAGCACCGAGCGAGTTCTCATCCGGGAACTCGACTTCGCTGTTACGGCAAATTCCGAAAAACTGCTGGGCACCGTCACAGCAACGGGCGGTGCGAAAAGCCGAGAGGACGTTCAGGAACTGATGCGTGTCATCCGCGACAACGGCTACGAAGTGATCGGGTCCCGCGAAGGGAGAGTGATTGATCAGGACTACAGCGAACCGATGCAACTGACGCTTAGCATTCCCGTGCCGAAAGCAGCCAAAGGCAGGGCCGCGAAGGGATCCTGA
- a CDS encoding prepilin-type N-terminal cleavage/methylation domain-containing protein — MMRRGFTLVEVLLAIGLTTLLMAAVYAAMNSYWTLAVESHDEIERFQIARAVLKQVSRDIGSVTFTEQETVTSDDDDSDDTSMTSSNDTATYTDGIVGTASDLVLYISRPDRGLNYVAPQQQASGSDRSSDMVIVRYLLADAQMGGLSAAIAGREKSGQFSGPAGLARVYGDLYGLSDALQKSNLDLQLQASTLIAPEVMELKFQYFDGVEWQTEWDSTELNTIPLAIEIVLTLATLDEDGQVDSGPKALPPTQHRLVVPIPVATPYVGESAL; from the coding sequence ATGATGCGCCGCGGCTTCACTCTGGTGGAAGTACTTCTGGCGATCGGGCTGACGACGCTGCTGATGGCGGCGGTGTACGCCGCGATGAATTCGTACTGGACTCTTGCCGTGGAGAGTCACGACGAGATCGAACGCTTTCAGATTGCACGGGCCGTTCTGAAGCAAGTATCGCGCGACATCGGATCCGTCACGTTCACGGAACAGGAAACCGTGACGTCGGACGACGATGATTCTGACGACACGTCGATGACGTCCTCTAACGACACGGCGACGTATACGGACGGCATCGTCGGCACGGCCAGCGATCTGGTGTTGTACATCAGCCGTCCGGACCGCGGCCTGAACTACGTGGCTCCTCAGCAGCAGGCTTCCGGAAGCGACCGCAGCAGTGACATGGTCATCGTCCGGTATTTGCTGGCCGACGCGCAGATGGGTGGTTTGTCCGCCGCGATTGCCGGGCGGGAAAAGTCCGGCCAGTTCAGCGGCCCGGCCGGCCTGGCTCGCGTCTACGGAGACCTGTACGGACTCAGCGACGCTCTGCAGAAAAGCAATCTGGATCTTCAACTGCAGGCCAGCACGCTGATTGCCCCGGAAGTTATGGAACTGAAGTTTCAATACTTCGACGGTGTCGAATGGCAGACGGAATGGGACAGCACGGAACTAAACACCATTCCTCTGGCGATTGAGATCGTGCTGACACTGGCGACTCTGGACGAAGACGGTCAGGTGGACAGCGGCCCGAAGGCGCTTCCGCCGACGCAGCATCGGCTGGTCGTCCCGATTCCCGTGGCCACTCCCTACGTTGGTGAGAGCGCGTTATGA
- a CDS encoding ATPase, T2SS/T4P/T4SS family has translation MELGQLLLDEGLVTRDQLDLARGEQNGDRIDQTLIRMGLVSEDAVLKTLSEEFGLEYVDLKDIEVDQELLSRFPTSAIYRHSLLPLYQENGHVVVATGDPLNLEGLDDLSTVSGMRLVPVLTRRNELGSRIRELLGVGGDTINELVRQRTEEGIELLEEIEEDYGELGEGAQAPSVIRLVNELLVEAVRMSTSDVHIEPQENGLRVRYRIDGMLRIQSTPPEINHFYSAIVTRLKIMSHLNIAEKRLPQDGRIKLRVQGREVDVRVSIIPMTHGEGVVLRLLDKAKMTFDLANVGMPPTVIRRFKELIGLPHGIILVTGPTGSGKSTTLYSALNEIKSPDTKIITVEDPVEYQMNGISQIQVHSRIGLTFAAALRSILRHDPDIVLIGEIRDGETAQSAIQAALTGHLVFSTLHTNDAPSAFTRLVDMGVEPYLVASTVEGVLAQRLVRRLCPHCREKVSPESVDLPTDFPRPLPEFICQPKGCRECQDTGFSGRIGVFELLTTDSTLQQMCAENQSATKIREYAVTHGMTTLRQSGWEQVAAGVTSVDEVVRITRGDLIA, from the coding sequence ATGGAACTCGGACAACTCCTGCTTGACGAAGGCCTTGTGACCCGCGACCAGCTCGATCTGGCGCGCGGGGAGCAGAACGGAGATCGGATCGACCAGACCCTGATCCGGATGGGGCTCGTCAGCGAAGATGCGGTCCTGAAAACTCTGTCTGAAGAATTTGGGCTCGAATATGTCGACCTGAAGGACATCGAAGTTGATCAGGAACTGCTGAGTCGTTTTCCGACGTCCGCGATTTACCGGCATTCCCTGCTGCCGCTGTATCAGGAGAACGGCCACGTCGTCGTCGCTACCGGCGATCCGCTCAATCTGGAAGGACTGGACGACCTGAGCACCGTGTCCGGAATGCGGCTGGTGCCCGTCCTCACACGCCGCAATGAACTGGGATCGCGAATTCGCGAATTGCTGGGAGTCGGCGGCGACACGATCAACGAACTCGTTCGGCAGCGCACCGAAGAAGGCATCGAACTTCTCGAAGAAATCGAAGAAGACTACGGCGAACTCGGCGAAGGCGCGCAGGCTCCGTCGGTCATCCGGCTCGTCAACGAACTGCTGGTGGAAGCCGTCAGGATGAGCACCAGCGACGTCCACATCGAACCGCAGGAAAACGGCCTGCGTGTCCGCTACCGAATCGACGGCATGTTGCGCATCCAGTCGACTCCGCCGGAAATCAATCACTTTTATTCGGCCATCGTCACGCGACTGAAAATCATGTCGCACCTGAATATCGCCGAAAAACGCCTGCCTCAGGACGGCCGCATCAAACTACGAGTGCAGGGCAGAGAAGTGGACGTGCGAGTTTCCATCATCCCGATGACTCACGGGGAAGGCGTCGTCCTTCGTCTGCTGGACAAGGCGAAGATGACATTCGACCTTGCCAACGTGGGAATGCCTCCGACCGTGATCCGACGGTTTAAGGAACTGATCGGACTGCCTCACGGAATCATTCTGGTCACCGGTCCGACCGGCAGCGGTAAGTCCACGACTCTGTACAGCGCGTTGAATGAAATTAAGTCGCCGGACACAAAGATCATCACGGTCGAAGATCCCGTCGAATACCAGATGAACGGCATCAGCCAGATTCAGGTTCACAGCCGAATCGGCCTGACGTTCGCCGCAGCTCTGAGAAGTATTCTGCGTCACGACCCGGACATCGTACTGATCGGAGAAATTCGCGACGGCGAGACCGCTCAAAGTGCCATTCAGGCCGCGCTGACCGGTCACCTGGTCTTCAGCACGCTGCACACCAACGACGCGCCCAGCGCATTCACGCGACTGGTTGACATGGGCGTCGAACCGTACCTCGTGGCCAGCACCGTCGAAGGCGTGCTGGCTCAGCGTCTGGTGCGGCGATTGTGCCCTCACTGCCGGGAAAAAGTCTCACCCGAGTCCGTGGACCTTCCGACGGACTTTCCGCGGCCGCTGCCGGAGTTCATCTGTCAGCCCAAAGGTTGCCGCGAATGCCAGGACACCGGCTTTTCCGGTCGGATCGGCGTGTTTGAATTGCTGACAACCGATTCCACACTGCAGCAGATGTGCGCCGAGAACCAAAGCGCGACGAAGATTCGTGAGTACGCCGTGACGCACGGCATGACCACTCTGCGGCAAAGTGGCTGGGAACAGGTGGCCGCGGGAGTGACAAGTGTCGACGAAGTGGTGAGGATTACTCGCGGGGATCTGATTGCGTAA
- a CDS encoding type II secretion system protein GspK — translation MRRRHHFTHRWPHVSSVTRRRAAPVPHQTSRGGFVLIVVTIVIVLLSLAAYNYSGTMQVELEAAMMSGRDVEARMAAESGIEYAATRIMDYGYDDTINLYHDPASFNGYLIRDATSPRGRLRFSILVPDEANLTGGGTRFGVTNENSKFNINRLLEIDEYDTEEVGYVYEAMAQIPGMTDDIADAILDWLDTDSDRRPGGAESGDYEALPIPYSAKNGPMDSIDELLKVQGVTPLLFYGEDANRNGLLDPNEDDGDASSPLDNGDGILDLGWQTYLTATSRERNTDPDGVEKINLNQGQMTELFDALEPELGEEAAAFIVAFRLGGTDYAQQLPGDTQNVEGLISRANIDLTVVPQYTFTSIYDLIGGETNAVKMQSGTTQTFTSPWPEDANTILNEFPKLERILTVTDDAYIEGRININQARVEVMRAVPGMPAAVPDAILAARPAIDLTGASSNLLARRNTAAWILAENLVDLETLRLLGPYITTGGDVYRFQVVGHFDRGGPGVRLEAMIDATQAPPKVTFVRDLTSLGPGYHPSLLQSFQQ, via the coding sequence ATGAGACGGAGGCATCATTTCACACACCGCTGGCCACACGTCAGTTCCGTTACACGACGGCGGGCCGCGCCGGTACCGCACCAGACCAGCCGCGGCGGTTTCGTGCTGATCGTCGTCACGATCGTGATCGTGCTGCTGTCGCTGGCGGCGTACAACTACTCCGGCACGATGCAGGTTGAGCTGGAAGCGGCGATGATGAGCGGACGCGACGTCGAAGCTCGGATGGCCGCCGAGTCAGGGATTGAATACGCCGCCACTCGAATCATGGACTATGGCTACGATGACACGATTAACCTTTATCACGACCCCGCGTCGTTCAACGGGTATCTGATTCGGGATGCCACCAGTCCCCGCGGCAGGCTGCGGTTTTCGATTCTGGTGCCCGATGAAGCCAATCTGACCGGCGGAGGAACTCGCTTTGGTGTCACGAATGAGAACTCGAAATTCAACATCAATCGCCTGCTGGAAATCGATGAATACGACACGGAAGAAGTCGGTTATGTCTACGAAGCAATGGCTCAGATACCCGGTATGACGGACGACATCGCCGACGCCATTCTGGACTGGCTGGACACCGACAGCGACCGACGCCCCGGCGGCGCCGAAAGCGGCGACTATGAAGCGTTGCCGATTCCGTATTCCGCAAAGAACGGTCCGATGGATTCCATCGATGAACTTCTGAAAGTGCAGGGAGTCACGCCGCTGTTGTTTTACGGCGAAGACGCCAATCGCAACGGACTGCTTGACCCAAACGAAGACGACGGCGACGCTTCTTCGCCACTGGACAACGGCGACGGAATTCTGGACCTGGGGTGGCAAACGTATCTGACGGCAACCAGCCGAGAACGAAACACCGACCCGGACGGCGTCGAGAAGATCAACCTGAATCAGGGACAGATGACCGAACTTTTCGATGCTCTGGAACCGGAACTCGGCGAAGAAGCGGCCGCGTTCATTGTGGCGTTTCGACTGGGAGGTACGGACTACGCGCAGCAGCTTCCGGGCGATACGCAAAACGTCGAAGGACTCATCTCCCGCGCGAATATCGATTTGACTGTCGTGCCACAGTACACGTTCACGTCGATCTACGACCTGATCGGCGGCGAAACGAATGCCGTCAAGATGCAGTCGGGCACGACTCAGACGTTCACCAGTCCCTGGCCGGAAGACGCCAACACGATTCTGAATGAGTTTCCGAAACTGGAACGGATTCTGACGGTCACGGACGACGCGTACATCGAAGGCCGGATCAACATCAATCAGGCTCGCGTTGAAGTCATGCGTGCGGTTCCCGGAATGCCCGCAGCCGTCCCGGATGCAATTCTGGCCGCGCGCCCGGCGATCGACCTGACCGGCGCATCGTCCAACCTGCTGGCTCGACGGAATACGGCTGCGTGGATTCTTGCCGAAAACCTTGTCGATCTGGAAACCCTGAGGCTGCTTGGTCCCTACATCACGACCGGAGGCGACGTTTACCGGTTCCAGGTCGTCGGACATTTTGATCGCGGCGGGCCGGGCGTTCGACTGGAAGCTATGATTGATGCAACTCAGGCACCGCCGAAAGTGACGTTTGTAAGGGATCTGACGTCGCTGGGACCCGGCTACCATCCTTCCCTGCTGCAGTCCTTTCAGCAATAA
- a CDS encoding type II secretion system protein GspG — protein sequence MNTRRPAFPPSKRRSGFTLLELLIVLGIIVALVAMVLPNLLGRDKEAKIQTTKITIRNVESALKQKAVHNDSEFPQGGQEVIEELATVSQDSRGRERAPYLDEVPIDAWGERLFYSYDPGADLIKPKIWSSGPDRKDDNGSNDDVNNWDSEVQQK from the coding sequence ATGAACACACGACGTCCCGCATTCCCTCCGTCGAAGCGACGTTCCGGCTTTACGCTGCTGGAACTGCTGATCGTGCTTGGCATCATTGTCGCTCTGGTGGCGATGGTGCTTCCCAACCTGCTGGGGCGCGATAAGGAAGCGAAGATTCAGACGACAAAGATCACCATCCGGAATGTCGAATCCGCACTGAAACAGAAGGCCGTGCATAACGACAGTGAGTTTCCGCAGGGTGGCCAGGAAGTCATTGAGGAGCTGGCGACCGTCAGTCAGGACAGCCGCGGTCGTGAACGGGCTCCCTATCTTGACGAAGTGCCGATTGATGCGTGGGGCGAACGGCTTTTTTACTCCTACGATCCCGGTGCCGACCTGATCAAGCCGAAGATCTGGTCCAGCGGCCCCGATCGCAAGGACGACAACGGCAGCAACGACGACGTCAACAACTGGGACTCGGAAGTGCAGCAGAAGTAG
- a CDS encoding prepilin-type N-terminal cleavage/methylation domain-containing protein, producing MNSGHPSPAEIGNRRSGFSLMELMIVLGLLVAVAAIATPTLLSEMRNNRVYDAGETVREVLAESRRLAIDSGIDYQFRYEPNGQHFIVVPTEIEPKDSNSLIGEQSTSTYVRLTGDLGSGFRIRAMDDTQDTAERLGPEWFGNVQDGALLAQKSWSTARLFRFDGTSDDFKFRVTDDAERTVEISVRGLTGAVRLSQVYQGSL from the coding sequence ATGAACTCAGGCCACCCTAGTCCGGCTGAAATCGGCAATCGCCGCAGCGGCTTTTCGCTGATGGAGCTGATGATCGTGCTGGGCCTGCTGGTCGCCGTCGCGGCGATTGCCACACCGACATTGTTGTCGGAGATGCGCAACAATCGAGTCTACGACGCCGGCGAAACTGTCCGCGAAGTGCTGGCGGAATCCCGGCGGCTGGCCATCGATTCCGGCATCGACTACCAGTTTCGTTATGAGCCCAACGGTCAGCACTTCATCGTTGTGCCCACCGAAATCGAACCGAAGGATTCGAACTCACTGATCGGCGAACAGTCCACGTCGACGTACGTCAGACTCACGGGCGATCTCGGATCGGGCTTTCGTATTCGGGCGATGGACGATACTCAGGACACCGCCGAACGGCTGGGACCGGAATGGTTCGGCAACGTCCAGGACGGTGCCCTGCTGGCTCAGAAGTCCTGGTCGACAGCGCGGCTTTTTCGGTTTGACGGAACGTCGGATGATTTCAAGTTCCGCGTGACTGATGACGCCGAGCGAACCGTGGAGATCTCCGTCCGCGGATTGACCGGAGCCGTCCGATTGTCGCAGGTCTACCAGGGGTCGCTGTGA
- a CDS encoding type II secretion system F family protein, with protein sequence MPEFDYTAREISGKQVAGTLTAASEQDALANLAARSLFPLRVAVSEASKKRATAGTRRVRTRYLTTFYNQLADLLRSGVPLLRSLQLLEDQTSNPALKFVTRDVMEQVAEGNRLNEAMRRHPKTFSQLTVSMVRAGEEGGFLEEVLARVAAFTDHQEELRGRVTGALIYPIFLICIGTLIVSVIMVGFVPEFEPMFDRMRETGQLPWSTTALMGISNFLQEWWIAIAIAIAAGVVALYLYLDTDEGRVSFDHFKLKVPGLGGVVRNLAVARFCRMLGTLLRNGVPILQSLKIAKDASGNVVLSEAIGNAAENVSGGKSLAVPLRSSGQFSREIVEMIAVGEEANNLENVLIGIADNLEKYTSRRIDAVVRMLEPVLLLVMASVVTFVLSALLLPVLNMSSMG encoded by the coding sequence ATGCCCGAATTCGATTACACAGCTCGCGAGATTTCCGGAAAGCAGGTGGCTGGTACGCTGACCGCCGCCAGTGAACAGGATGCGCTGGCAAACCTGGCGGCGCGAAGTCTGTTTCCGCTGCGGGTCGCAGTGTCTGAAGCGTCGAAGAAACGGGCCACCGCCGGAACCAGGCGAGTTCGCACACGGTACCTGACGACGTTCTATAACCAGCTGGCGGACCTGCTTCGTTCGGGAGTTCCGCTGCTGCGATCGCTGCAGTTGCTGGAAGACCAGACGTCCAATCCGGCACTGAAATTTGTCACTCGCGATGTGATGGAACAAGTGGCCGAAGGGAACCGGCTGAATGAAGCGATGCGGCGGCACCCCAAAACGTTCAGTCAACTGACTGTCAGTATGGTTCGTGCCGGCGAAGAAGGCGGGTTCCTGGAAGAAGTGCTGGCCCGAGTCGCCGCATTTACGGATCACCAGGAAGAACTTCGCGGACGCGTTACAGGGGCTTTGATCTACCCGATCTTCCTGATCTGCATCGGCACGCTGATCGTGTCGGTCATCATGGTGGGGTTCGTGCCGGAATTCGAACCAATGTTCGACCGCATGCGGGAAACAGGACAGTTGCCGTGGTCCACCACGGCTTTGATGGGGATCAGCAACTTCCTTCAGGAATGGTGGATTGCGATTGCCATTGCCATCGCGGCGGGAGTGGTTGCCTTGTACCTGTACCTGGACACGGACGAAGGTCGAGTCAGCTTCGACCACTTCAAGTTGAAGGTTCCCGGTCTGGGCGGCGTGGTGAGGAATCTGGCGGTTGCCCGATTCTGTCGCATGCTGGGAACACTGCTGAGAAACGGCGTGCCCATTCTTCAATCGCTGAAAATTGCCAAAGACGCCAGTGGAAATGTGGTGCTGAGTGAGGCGATCGGCAATGCTGCCGAGAACGTTTCCGGAGGCAAGTCGCTGGCGGTTCCGCTGCGATCCAGCGGCCAGTTTTCCCGCGAAATCGTGGAAATGATCGCCGTCGGCGAAGAAGCCAACAACCTGGAAAATGTGCTGATCGGAATCGCCGACAACCTGGAAAAATACACCAGCCGCAGGATCGACGCGGTCGTCAGAATGCTGGAACCGGTGCTGCTGCTGGTGATGGCGTCGGTCGTGACATTCGTCTTGTCAGCGCTCCTGCTGCCGGTGTTGAATATGTCAAGTATGGGATGA
- a CDS encoding putative Ig domain-containing protein has protein sequence MDEKQRTKILGGALAAVLMFGFIGPAVWKSVMAPVTDAEQKLNAANRNFDAEKEREDELLFARQNIEDAQLASLPPNVNDAQRLYQEWITNLALQCRFGRLDVKRGRQQSLPGSYNSVTVEVTGETTLEGLGRFLDLFDKADLVHRIDHLSIESTGSQGNPQMEVTLTANGLSVDGTPARLELFARSSITEAVSADATQLVVSNSDAFPKKPPFLARIGTEMLRVTSSADGNWTVERGVEGSKAVAHAAEAVIQHFPVAWKRRDDSFEQYASLLAASPFVKPAAPRTYSPKIAAVADTTIAPGDEVSMTARIDDLNTAIGEPAFALETGVEGMAIDPVSGEIKWKSPEDVAPGEYKATVLATQKNNDQLSLSKEFTVTIKLPNESPSLKVPSEAVVVINREFILTVVAEDDGPADKLSFAFEGDAVPEGLAIDATSGTMKWQPPVTFTPGDYTVQVKVTDSGDPAKSASESLTLKVKDDSAVMTYLTGAVSKDGVMEAWFYNRGTNKHDKLHVGQRLKIDEMDTEIVEIDKRAVCFRDEKGLWILALGKNLRERELVEAAPTTDVAAEAVAPSTNTGAGYDDDPPKKSDNAEAYRRLPPDAVDARASEGSPAT, from the coding sequence ATGGATGAAAAGCAGCGAACAAAGATACTGGGTGGCGCGCTGGCGGCGGTGCTGATGTTTGGATTCATCGGACCGGCTGTCTGGAAGTCCGTCATGGCGCCCGTGACGGATGCAGAACAGAAGCTGAACGCCGCCAATCGCAATTTTGACGCGGAGAAGGAGCGTGAAGATGAGCTGCTGTTTGCTCGCCAGAACATCGAAGACGCGCAGCTTGCCAGCCTGCCGCCCAACGTGAATGACGCCCAGCGCCTGTACCAGGAATGGATCACAAATCTGGCGCTGCAGTGCCGGTTCGGCAGGCTCGACGTGAAACGCGGACGCCAGCAGTCTCTGCCGGGTTCGTACAACTCCGTGACGGTCGAAGTCACCGGCGAAACGACTCTGGAAGGTCTGGGCCGATTCCTGGACCTGTTTGACAAAGCTGATCTCGTCCACCGAATCGATCACTTAAGCATCGAGAGCACGGGGTCTCAGGGTAATCCGCAGATGGAAGTGACTCTGACGGCGAACGGCCTCAGCGTCGACGGAACTCCGGCTCGCCTGGAATTGTTTGCCCGTTCCAGTATCACGGAAGCCGTGTCGGCCGATGCAACGCAACTGGTCGTCAGTAACTCGGACGCATTTCCGAAGAAGCCGCCGTTCCTGGCCCGGATCGGAACAGAAATGCTGCGCGTGACATCGAGCGCCGATGGCAATTGGACCGTGGAACGCGGAGTCGAAGGTTCCAAAGCCGTCGCTCACGCCGCGGAGGCTGTGATTCAGCATTTTCCGGTCGCGTGGAAACGGCGAGACGACAGCTTTGAACAATACGCGTCCCTGCTGGCGGCATCGCCATTCGTCAAACCCGCCGCGCCCAGGACGTATTCACCGAAGATTGCCGCTGTGGCCGACACGACGATCGCTCCCGGTGATGAAGTGTCAATGACAGCCCGGATCGACGATCTGAACACGGCAATCGGTGAACCCGCATTCGCTCTGGAAACCGGTGTCGAAGGCATGGCGATTGATCCCGTGAGCGGCGAAATCAAATGGAAGTCGCCGGAAGATGTCGCTCCGGGCGAATACAAAGCCACGGTACTGGCGACGCAGAAAAACAACGATCAACTCAGCCTGTCGAAGGAATTCACTGTCACGATCAAACTGCCGAACGAATCACCGTCGCTGAAAGTTCCCAGCGAAGCCGTGGTGGTCATCAATCGGGAATTCATCCTGACTGTGGTCGCCGAAGACGATGGTCCGGCCGACAAGCTCAGCTTTGCGTTTGAGGGAGACGCTGTTCCCGAGGGTCTGGCCATCGATGCCACCAGCGGAACCATGAAATGGCAGCCACCTGTGACGTTCACACCCGGCGACTACACCGTTCAGGTCAAAGTCACAGACAGTGGCGATCCCGCGAAGTCCGCCAGCGAAAGTCTGACACTGAAGGTCAAAGACGATTCGGCTGTGATGACGTACCTGACCGGCGCCGTGTCGAAGGATGGTGTCATGGAAGCGTGGTTCTACAACCGCGGCACCAACAAGCACGACAAGCTGCACGTCGGCCAGCGTTTGAAGATTGACGAAATGGACACGGAGATCGTCGAGATCGACAAGCGAGCCGTCTGCTTTCGCGACGAAAAAGGCCTGTGGATACTTGCCCTCGGGAAGAACCTGCGCGAGCGGGAACTTGTTGAAGCGGCTCCCACAACCGACGTCGCCGCTGAGGCCGTGGCACCGTCCACAAATACCGGTGCCGGATATGACGACGACCCGCCAAAGAAATCGGACAATGCCGAAGCTTACCGGCGACTCCCGCCCGACGCGGTGGATGCCCGCGCGTCAGAAGGCTCTCCGGCGACGTGA